A stretch of the Nicotiana tabacum cultivar K326 chromosome 6, ASM71507v2, whole genome shotgun sequence genome encodes the following:
- the LOC107784698 gene encoding uncharacterized protein LOC107784698, with product MSISAVVAEKVWEGIQSTHSVNDDQLSILHFLFGKNFERATRIVDQRGVKRILGKPSGRSIFKVVGESKRKEEYLCFPEHYCACYSFFYDIVNRGEQLSCKHQLAVRLASSLGACVDFTISDDELALMLSQL from the exons ATGAGCATTAGTGCAGTGGTTGCAGAGAAGGTGTGGGAAGGTATCCAATCAACTCATTCAG TGAACGATGACCAACTTTCAAT ATTGCATTTCTTATTTGGGAAAAATTTCGAGCGAGCAACGAGGATAGTTGATCAAAGAGGCGTAAAAAGGATCTTGGGCAAACCCAGTGGTCGTTCCATCTTTAAG GTTGTAGGAGAGTCAAAGAGGAAGGAGGAATATCTATGCTTTCCAGAACATTATTGTGCTTGTTATTCCTTCTTCTATGACATTGTAAACAGAGGGGAACAGCTTTCT TGTAAGCATCAATTAGCTGTCAGACTTGCTTCTTCGTTGGGAGCATGCGTTGATTTTACGATCTCTGATGATGAGCTTGCTCTCATGCTCTCCCAGCTTTGA